A genomic stretch from Candidatus Methanomassiliicoccus intestinalis Issoire-Mx1 includes:
- a CDS encoding geranylgeranyl reductase family protein, with amino-acid sequence MYDVVISGCGPAGSNAAYKCAASGLKVLMIDKDPFPRKKCCAGGLLERASSLVPDFSSSLIEKEIYGAKFVMGSESIEIKSDTRVAVTVKRESFDTFLLNRAVDAGAESITGSRVLKAVEKDDRVNITYENETVSSKLFIVAEGASSRVSNSLFGAPLPNSRAIAISQNLNVDDDPGDCFVIYTIGRSPQKPRLRDRFPSYGWAFPRKNQVNIGVGGIAYPTDYLKCSMDKICKHIDSQFHVSSSEDLTAHPIPYSVRDKVYTKRCMAIGDAAGLASPLSGEGFTYAILSGLDAGEAAVDFIRHDVSISDAYGKRLKTDIFPYLRSSNLAARLIALSAGFCNIPSLVKEFSSDAMIQKTCIEYVLGKCDWTKLFSVCFKRLPTALTTSFGHPLVPEPPVFNS; translated from the coding sequence ATGTACGATGTAGTGATATCTGGTTGCGGGCCTGCGGGCTCTAATGCCGCATATAAATGTGCAGCTTCTGGATTAAAAGTCTTAATGATTGACAAAGATCCATTTCCTAGAAAAAAATGCTGTGCCGGCGGTTTGTTAGAGCGTGCGTCTTCATTAGTGCCTGATTTCTCTTCTAGTTTAATTGAAAAAGAGATTTATGGCGCTAAATTTGTAATGGGCAGTGAGTCCATCGAAATAAAATCAGATACACGAGTTGCGGTTACTGTTAAACGGGAATCATTTGATACATTTTTGCTTAACCGCGCTGTGGATGCAGGCGCTGAATCGATTACTGGCAGCCGGGTTTTAAAGGCTGTAGAAAAAGATGATCGTGTAAACATAACATATGAAAACGAAACAGTCTCTTCTAAGCTATTCATTGTTGCAGAGGGAGCTTCAAGCAGAGTATCAAACTCATTATTTGGTGCACCTCTGCCAAATTCCAGAGCTATTGCAATATCTCAAAATTTGAATGTGGATGATGATCCAGGAGACTGCTTTGTGATATACACAATCGGTCGTTCTCCTCAGAAACCAAGACTCAGGGATCGATTCCCATCTTATGGATGGGCGTTTCCAAGAAAAAATCAGGTAAACATTGGAGTTGGTGGAATCGCTTATCCCACAGACTATCTGAAATGTTCAATGGATAAGATCTGTAAACACATTGATTCACAGTTTCACGTATCATCCAGTGAGGATCTGACCGCACATCCGATTCCCTATTCCGTACGTGATAAAGTCTATACAAAAAGATGTATGGCAATTGGTGATGCTGCAGGTTTAGCGAGTCCTCTCTCCGGAGAAGGATTTACGTATGCTATACTCTCAGGGCTGGATGCCGGCGAAGCCGCTGTAGATTTCATCCGCCATGACGTTTCAATATCGGATGCATACGGGAAAAGGCTGAAGACTGATATTTTTCCGTATCTGAGATCTTCAAATCTAGCTGCCAGATTGATTGCGCTGTCTGCTGGTTTCTGTAACATACCATCACTGGTTAAAGAGTTCAGCTCTGATGCAATGATACAGAAAACCTGCATCGAATACGTTCTTGGAAAATGTGACTGGACTAAGCTGTTTTCTGTCTGTTTTAAACGACTCCCAACTGCCTTGACAACATCATTCGGGCATCCATTAGTCCCGGAACCGCCCGTTTTCAATTCGTAA
- a CDS encoding cellulase family glycosylhydrolase, producing the protein MITALALLLPGVIIASEAQAASETSVSGRVTVSGTNILIDGEIPEEKFFGVVDTTALQFAIMAYVNGDTSVAGKNSVFDGPDTSSNGGRISQNATANDFWHQYFALMKHYDCNLVRIGAGDSWGSSIQYQAWLNHRESYVSMLKTMCEEAMEHGVWVCLVLAGSQEYPAYQFGGEGSVFDTSSSAYSNYIQYCKSMMSLLENENAVAMYDMFNEPDHNNCNANYWHGDKQAFSNWASAVAEDTSGSSTHPRTMGVAGLGTLFEWSRDDFGLSTGDVGFEIAHRHYYASAKDSSLFSQPEAWADHYGLPLLWGELADNSVYPLIRHTYGEEAIWNAGGQAITSMVLTGTDGYPYTGGTLPDPDEPAYGNNNNNEENDTINNPEGNNSNGSLNTDQGSIDSSEKNESKGSSASLAVISLISAIVIAIALFTARKQ; encoded by the coding sequence ATGATAACAGCCCTTGCGCTGCTATTGCCTGGCGTGATTATTGCATCCGAAGCACAAGCGGCTTCGGAAACTTCTGTATCGGGAAGAGTCACCGTATCTGGAACAAATATCCTGATCGATGGTGAAATTCCTGAAGAGAAATTCTTCGGTGTCGTGGATACAACGGCATTACAATTCGCAATAATGGCGTATGTAAATGGCGATACATCGGTAGCCGGAAAGAATTCAGTATTCGATGGTCCAGACACTTCATCGAACGGGGGAAGAATCTCTCAAAATGCGACTGCCAATGACTTTTGGCACCAGTATTTTGCTCTTATGAAGCACTATGACTGCAATTTAGTAAGGATCGGTGCTGGAGATTCATGGGGATCTTCCATTCAGTACCAGGCATGGCTGAATCACCGCGAATCATATGTCTCCATGTTAAAAACGATGTGTGAAGAGGCTATGGAGCACGGTGTCTGGGTATGCCTTGTTCTTGCTGGATCTCAAGAATATCCAGCATATCAGTTCGGAGGAGAAGGCTCAGTATTTGATACATCTTCTTCTGCATACTCGAATTACATTCAGTACTGCAAAAGTATGATGTCGCTGCTGGAAAATGAGAATGCTGTCGCGATGTATGATATGTTCAATGAACCAGACCACAATAATTGCAATGCAAATTACTGGCATGGGGATAAACAGGCTTTCTCCAACTGGGCATCTGCAGTTGCTGAAGACACCTCTGGGTCTTCCACTCATCCAAGGACAATGGGCGTAGCAGGCTTAGGAACCTTGTTTGAATGGAGCAGAGATGACTTTGGACTTTCAACAGGAGATGTCGGATTTGAGATAGCTCACAGACACTACTATGCATCAGCAAAGGATTCATCGTTATTCTCGCAGCCAGAAGCTTGGGCTGATCACTATGGTCTGCCTTTGCTGTGGGGAGAACTTGCAGATAATTCTGTATATCCTCTCATTCGCCATACCTATGGTGAAGAAGCGATATGGAATGCTGGCGGACAGGCTATAACATCAATGGTTCTTACAGGAACTGATGGATATCCATACACCGGCGGAACGCTACCAGATCCAGACGAACCGGCATATGGCAACAATAACAACAACGAAGAAAACGATACAATCAACAACCCTGAAGGAAATAATTCAAATGGCTCCTTAAATACAGATCAAGGAAGCATTGACTCGAGTGAAAAAAATGAAAGCAAAGGATCGTCAGCGTCCTTAGCAGTCATCTCTCTCATTTCTGCAATTGTGATTGCTATCGCTCTATTTACTGCTCGCAAGCAGTAA
- the hsp20 gene encoding archaeal heat shock protein Hsp20, which translates to MARRISPWDEIFGSFDEEFEDMRRRMNSMFSRYAKEDFAEEDQPLIYGFSMRVGPDGKAQIQEFGNTNCNQIESGGREPLTDIVDEGNGIKVIIELPGVELEDINLNAENSTLDISVNREDRKFSKKLQLPSTVSPDSAKATYKNGVLTVIMEKASNKGTSIKIEKED; encoded by the coding sequence ATGGCTAGAAGAATATCCCCCTGGGATGAAATATTTGGAAGCTTTGATGAAGAATTTGAAGACATGCGCAGACGTATGAACAGTATGTTCTCCAGATATGCAAAGGAAGATTTTGCTGAGGAGGATCAGCCCCTCATATATGGATTCTCAATGAGGGTAGGGCCAGATGGTAAAGCTCAGATACAAGAGTTTGGAAATACCAACTGTAATCAGATAGAAAGTGGCGGAAGAGAACCTTTAACAGATATTGTTGACGAAGGGAATGGGATAAAAGTTATCATAGAACTGCCGGGAGTAGAACTGGAAGATATTAATCTGAATGCAGAAAACAGCACTCTTGACATTTCTGTAAACCGTGAAGACCGTAAATTCTCTAAAAAATTGCAGCTGCCTTCAACGGTATCGCCTGATTCTGCTAAAGCCACCTATAAAAATGGGGTCTTGACAGTAATTATGGAAAAGGCATCCAATAAAGGGACATCAATCAAAATTGAAAAAGAAGATTGA
- a CDS encoding cellulase family glycosylhydrolase, protein MKSATVLAVALSAALLLSGGALATNASAADHSPHAVHQHGLPRVDVSGHEIVFNDSTKDDPLFGVVDPTVLAMATENYINGNDEFAGRSSVFNSPDTAHSMPITQNETAEIFWNQYFAQMAYYDVNLVRIGAADIWGTEIQYQAWQDHNDEFTSLLTDMCKAAESNGVYVCLVLAGSQEYPAYQFGGEGSVFDTSSSAYSNYIQYCKSMMSLLENENAVAMYDMFNEPDHNNCNANYWHGDKQAFSNWASAVAEDTNNVSTHPRTLGVAGYGDLFSSWSQEDFDLSTGDVGFEIAHRHYYASAKDSSLFEEPEKWAENSDIPLFWGELADNSVYPLTRYSFAEEEIWDSGGQAITSMVLTGTDGYPYAGDTIESASVANGVTEEVNHIVSNDTSNDLSNPFAPVIGFIGAMFLFLRFRGKL, encoded by the coding sequence ATGAAAAGTGCAACCGTACTAGCGGTAGCTCTGTCGGCAGCATTGCTGCTTTCAGGCGGAGCACTGGCGACTAATGCGTCGGCTGCTGATCACTCTCCGCATGCAGTCCATCAACACGGCCTGCCGAGAGTGGACGTTTCGGGTCATGAAATCGTCTTCAACGATTCAACCAAAGACGACCCCCTGTTCGGCGTTGTAGACCCTACAGTGTTAGCAATGGCGACAGAGAATTACATAAACGGGAATGATGAATTCGCGGGCCGCAGCTCTGTGTTTAATTCACCAGATACTGCTCATTCTATGCCGATAACGCAAAACGAGACTGCAGAAATTTTCTGGAATCAGTATTTTGCTCAAATGGCATATTATGATGTTAATTTAGTAAGAATAGGAGCCGCCGATATCTGGGGAACAGAAATCCAGTATCAGGCATGGCAAGATCACAACGATGAGTTTACATCGCTGCTGACTGATATGTGTAAAGCAGCAGAAAGCAACGGAGTATACGTATGCCTTGTTCTTGCTGGATCTCAAGAATATCCAGCATATCAGTTCGGAGGAGAAGGCTCAGTATTTGATACATCTTCTTCTGCATACTCGAATTACATTCAGTACTGCAAAAGTATGATGTCGCTGCTGGAAAATGAGAATGCTGTCGCGATGTATGATATGTTCAATGAACCAGACCACAATAATTGCAATGCAAATTACTGGCATGGGGATAAACAGGCTTTCTCCAACTGGGCATCTGCAGTTGCTGAAGATACGAATAATGTATCGACACACCCAAGGACACTGGGCGTAGCAGGATATGGAGATCTGTTTAGTTCCTGGTCTCAAGAAGATTTCGATCTTTCAACAGGAGATGTCGGATTTGAGATAGCTCACAGACACTACTATGCATCAGCAAAGGATTCATCGTTATTTGAAGAGCCGGAAAAATGGGCAGAGAATTCGGATATACCCCTATTCTGGGGAGAACTTGCAGATAATTCTGTATATCCGCTGACTCGATATTCATTCGCAGAAGAAGAGATCTGGGATTCCGGTGGACAGGCTATAACATCAATGGTTCTTACAGGAACTGATGGATATCCTTACGCAGGCGATACGATTGAATCAGCATCTGTAGCCAATGGAGTTACTGAAGAAGTTAATCATATTGTTTCAAATGATACTTCTAATGATCTTTCAAATCCATTCGCTCCAGTGATTGGCTTTATTGGTGCTATGTTTCTATTTTTAAGATTTAGAGGAAAACTCTAA
- a CDS encoding NADH-quinone oxidoreductase subunit 5 family protein has product MMYDILFLLLFPLIVAAILLVFRNEKIRSIIVKVSAAIIAIASIYVAIEYIDGGTVLFDFENEIVDYLMLITEVCLGIVIFYLGIKHKKYLVSILALIQTPLMTWFELTKGHDISISNYLYIDGLSSIMVLIIGIIGSLITVYAVGYMKDFQHHHEGEPDRRYWFFFLMFVFLSAMFGIVTSNSLVWMFFFWEITTLCSFFLIGYTKTDEAVRNSFLQLVLNLIGGLAFVFAIVIIGSEHDILEFNKLLELGTESITVLLPIALLSLAGIVKAAQMPFHSWLLGAMVAPTPTSALLHSSTMVKAGVFLILKLSPVLHDNIAGEMVMIVGGVTFLLASMAAISQSNAKRVLAYSTIANLGLIVACGGVGVEAAVWAGIMLMIFHAITKSLLFLCVGTAEHHIGSRNIEDMDGLFCEMPKLAMLMIIGIAGMFLAPFGMLVSKWQAMTAFVDSQSIILIICICFGSAVTAFYWTKWLGKLVAIVSNKDNVEKTVHREEWVVLGALAALVIVTCLTFPLISEYMVMPYLGTVFTAGGSVIAALGSGNMYILLAMLALVLLLPIPFLGKTNKKIVPTYMCGVNTGNNLSFTGAMNCETQVSLRNWYMEGWFGEDRINKFGLVITIITILAAIILILGGVA; this is encoded by the coding sequence ATGATGTATGATATATTGTTCCTCTTGCTGTTTCCGCTCATCGTAGCGGCGATATTGCTTGTTTTTAGAAATGAAAAAATCAGGAGCATCATTGTAAAGGTCTCTGCCGCTATTATTGCGATAGCATCGATCTATGTTGCAATCGAATATATTGATGGCGGAACGGTACTCTTTGATTTTGAAAATGAAATTGTTGATTATCTGATGCTGATAACTGAGGTCTGTCTTGGAATTGTTATCTTCTATTTAGGTATTAAGCATAAGAAATATCTCGTTTCAATTTTAGCGCTTATCCAGACGCCTTTGATGACATGGTTCGAACTTACAAAAGGGCATGATATCTCAATATCCAATTACCTGTACATCGATGGGCTGTCATCTATAATGGTTTTAATCATCGGCATAATCGGGAGCTTAATTACCGTTTATGCAGTTGGATACATGAAAGATTTCCAGCATCATCATGAGGGTGAGCCAGATCGGAGATATTGGTTTTTCTTCCTGATGTTTGTGTTCCTCTCTGCAATGTTTGGAATTGTAACATCAAATAGCCTTGTTTGGATGTTCTTCTTCTGGGAGATTACAACACTCTGTTCATTCTTCCTTATTGGCTACACCAAGACTGATGAAGCAGTAAGAAACTCATTCCTGCAGTTAGTTCTCAATTTGATTGGCGGGTTAGCATTTGTATTTGCAATAGTGATAATTGGCTCTGAGCATGACATTCTAGAATTCAACAAGCTTTTAGAACTTGGAACAGAAAGCATCACTGTTCTTCTGCCAATCGCTCTGCTTTCATTAGCTGGTATTGTAAAAGCAGCGCAGATGCCATTCCACAGTTGGTTACTCGGTGCAATGGTTGCTCCTACTCCGACATCTGCATTACTGCATTCATCAACAATGGTAAAAGCCGGTGTATTTCTGATACTCAAACTGTCTCCAGTTCTGCACGACAATATTGCAGGTGAGATGGTTATGATCGTTGGAGGTGTAACCTTCCTCTTAGCTTCAATGGCTGCTATCTCACAGAGCAATGCAAAGAGGGTGCTTGCATATTCTACAATCGCTAACCTGGGACTGATTGTAGCATGCGGCGGTGTTGGAGTAGAAGCTGCCGTCTGGGCTGGAATAATGTTAATGATCTTCCATGCAATTACAAAATCACTTCTGTTCCTTTGTGTAGGAACAGCTGAGCATCATATAGGAAGCAGAAATATCGAAGACATGGACGGACTTTTCTGTGAAATGCCGAAACTCGCGATGTTAATGATTATCGGCATTGCAGGAATGTTTCTGGCACCTTTCGGTATGCTCGTGTCAAAATGGCAGGCAATGACAGCATTTGTCGACTCTCAAAGCATCATTCTAATCATATGCATCTGCTTTGGAAGTGCGGTTACTGCATTCTACTGGACCAAATGGCTGGGAAAATTGGTTGCTATCGTGTCTAATAAAGATAATGTTGAAAAAACAGTCCATAGAGAAGAATGGGTCGTTCTCGGGGCACTAGCAGCACTGGTCATTGTAACATGTCTTACATTCCCGCTGATCTCTGAGTATATGGTAATGCCATATCTCGGAACTGTATTCACAGCCGGGGGCTCTGTTATTGCAGCGCTTGGATCTGGAAACATGTATATCCTGTTAGCTATGCTGGCATTAGTCCTCTTACTTCCTATTCCATTTCTTGGAAAGACGAACAAGAAGATTGTGCCGACATATATGTGTGGAGTAAACACTGGAAACAATCTTTCCTTCACTGGTGCAATGAACTGCGAGACTCAGGTTTCTCTCAGAAATTGGTACATGGAAGGCTGGTTTGGTGAAGACAGGATAAACAAATTCGGTCTGGTGATCACCATAATAACAATTCTCGCTGCAATCATTTTGATTCTGGGGGGTGTAGCATGA
- a CDS encoding TIGR04282 family arsenosugar biosynthesis glycosyltransferase — MTEIGTTDYRGVQVILLVNNSDDTKHRIAEELGKDLTIRLYRAFVHDILDTLDSSDLRYAISLYPENSDVSEWLDRNVDIYAQRGDTPIERVKNTFVDAFSRGEKNVMVLVSDIPDIPAEEVMEAIYSFKDSDVVIGPSVDGGYNLIGFSEESFRESAFDNISWGTDMAFADTAEKLGGMKIYLLSPWPDIDTIANLRSLLRDKRNPKFQSSHTMKILSETNLVSKSSCGV; from the coding sequence ATGACTGAAATAGGCACCACAGACTACAGAGGAGTACAGGTAATCCTGCTAGTAAACAACTCCGATGACACCAAACATCGGATCGCAGAAGAGCTGGGTAAAGATCTTACGATTAGGCTGTACAGAGCTTTTGTACATGACATATTGGATACTCTGGATTCATCAGATCTGCGATATGCAATTTCTCTATATCCTGAAAATTCGGACGTATCTGAATGGCTAGACAGAAATGTCGATATATATGCCCAAAGGGGAGATACGCCGATCGAACGTGTTAAAAATACATTCGTGGATGCTTTTTCAAGAGGTGAGAAGAACGTCATGGTGTTGGTGAGTGATATTCCTGATATCCCTGCTGAAGAGGTTATGGAAGCAATATACTCATTCAAAGACAGTGATGTTGTAATCGGTCCTTCAGTGGACGGTGGGTACAATCTAATTGGTTTTTCTGAAGAATCTTTTAGGGAATCTGCTTTTGACAACATCTCCTGGGGTACAGATATGGCATTTGCAGATACAGCAGAGAAGCTTGGAGGCATGAAGATTTATCTTTTGTCACCATGGCCAGATATTGACACCATTGCAAATCTAAGATCTCTTCTGAGAGATAAGAGGAATCCAAAGTTCCAATCATCGCACACTATGAAAATTTTATCAGAAACAAATCTCGTCAGCAAGTCTTCATGTGGTGTATAA
- a CDS encoding aldehyde dehydrogenase family protein produces MQSSTEVGEEYIIKVNPATLEEFGKIKCNVTDDIPLALQNARIAQNEWMKRSYNDKAVIMNNIQEAVVSNIEDIARTICGETGKPKSEAISTDIFAALSAGEYANSKMSELFKREKINLEDMQFPMKLAGRSSYIAPRPVGVVAVISPWNYPFGIPYSQTIMALAAGNAVIIKPSSDTPLTAAKMLEIMKKGGLPDNLVQVLVGPGRTVGDAILTSDVDRIIFTGSGSVGRRVMSQASQRLTPVTLELGGKDPMIILKDADLDRASSAAVWGSFVNSGQTCVCVKRIYVDESIFEQFLEMFKNKTLMLKQGWGWDDQNISLGSLINEAALHDMEEHVRKAVDEGAKIVTGGKKNPDLNGYYFEPTILIDTPQNSSAVQDEIFGPIVTVMKFSSEDEAITLANDCKYALSGSVWTSNITKGKVMAELVSSGTVAVNNLLYTYGLTATPWGGSKESGFGRTHGRFGFEELTEPHHIHIDKGKYAEDPWWFPYTSEKSESLENFMNLFYSQDGSPIKSLLQLHKMMKK; encoded by the coding sequence ATGCAGTCTAGCACAGAAGTTGGTGAAGAATACATCATCAAAGTCAATCCCGCAACACTTGAAGAGTTTGGAAAAATCAAATGCAATGTAACTGATGATATTCCGCTGGCACTTCAGAATGCTAGAATTGCTCAAAATGAGTGGATGAAAAGGTCCTATAATGATAAAGCAGTAATAATGAATAATATCCAAGAGGCCGTAGTCTCAAACATCGAGGATATTGCAAGAACAATCTGTGGGGAGACAGGAAAACCCAAAAGTGAGGCAATATCAACAGATATCTTTGCTGCCCTGTCAGCTGGTGAATATGCAAACAGCAAGATGTCTGAATTATTCAAAAGAGAGAAAATAAATTTAGAGGATATGCAGTTTCCAATGAAGCTTGCCGGAAGAAGCTCATATATTGCTCCACGGCCGGTAGGTGTAGTTGCAGTAATCTCTCCTTGGAATTATCCCTTTGGAATTCCCTATTCTCAGACTATCATGGCACTGGCGGCTGGTAATGCTGTAATTATAAAACCATCATCAGACACTCCACTGACTGCAGCAAAGATGCTTGAGATAATGAAAAAAGGAGGTCTTCCAGATAATCTAGTCCAGGTTCTTGTAGGTCCTGGTAGAACTGTAGGAGATGCTATTTTAACATCTGATGTGGACAGGATAATCTTTACTGGAAGCGGAAGTGTCGGACGGAGAGTAATGTCCCAAGCATCTCAGAGGCTTACTCCAGTAACCCTAGAGCTGGGTGGAAAAGATCCCATGATTATCCTTAAAGATGCAGATTTGGACAGAGCTTCTTCAGCAGCAGTATGGGGATCGTTTGTAAATTCTGGACAAACATGTGTCTGCGTGAAGAGAATCTATGTGGATGAATCGATCTTTGAACAATTTTTGGAAATGTTTAAAAATAAAACATTAATGTTAAAACAAGGCTGGGGTTGGGATGATCAAAACATCTCACTTGGTTCCTTAATAAATGAAGCTGCACTGCACGATATGGAAGAACACGTACGGAAAGCTGTAGATGAAGGAGCCAAAATCGTCACCGGCGGAAAGAAAAATCCAGATTTAAATGGATATTATTTTGAACCCACTATTCTGATAGACACTCCTCAAAATTCATCGGCTGTGCAGGATGAGATATTTGGTCCGATTGTGACCGTGATGAAATTTTCTTCCGAGGATGAAGCAATAACGTTAGCTAATGACTGCAAATATGCACTTTCCGGATCTGTATGGACCTCAAATATAACCAAAGGAAAAGTAATGGCAGAACTTGTTAGCAGTGGAACGGTTGCAGTCAACAATCTGCTCTATACATATGGATTGACCGCAACTCCTTGGGGAGGAAGCAAGGAAAGCGGATTTGGCAGGACCCATGGAAGATTTGGATTCGAAGAACTGACAGAACCTCATCACATTCATATCGATAAAGGAAAATATGCAGAAGATCCGTGGTGGTTTCCATACACCAGTGAAAAGTCAGAATCACTGGAAAATTTCATGAACTTATTCTATTCGCAGGATGGGTCTCCAATAAAATCTCTGCTGCAGCTTCATAAGATGATGAAAAAATAA
- a CDS encoding CDC48 family AAA ATPase, which yields MDAVEKTLRVAEAKSKDAERGVARVDPAMMESMELTAGDLIQIAGKRKTTAIVWPGYAEDAEKGILRIDGNMRRNAGTSIDERVSIKKIEAREARKITFAPTEPLRIMGGEEYLGQILEGRAVTRGDIIQINVMGRKIDLVVVNFAPTADATIINRKTEVKISEKPVKEDQASIPKVTYEDIGGLEEEVKKVREMIELPLRHPELFERLGVEAPKGVLLHGPPGNGKTLLAKAVAGETNANFITIGGPEIMSKFYGESEERLREIFKQAEENAPSIIFIDEIDSIAPKREDVSGETERRVVAQLLSLMDGLEARGKVVVIGATNRPNAIDPALRRPGRFDREIEINPPNKDGRLEILQIHTRGMPLESEVSLEELADLTHGYVGADLSALCKEAAIRSLRRILPDLDLEMESIPIEVLNKITVKREDFFSALREMQPSALREVLVEKPDVHWADIGGLEDVKRELQEAVEWPLKYADVFDYMDTALPKGVLLYGPPGTGKTMMAKAVATESEANFINVKGPEFLSKWVGESEKAVRETFRKARQAAPCVIFMDEIDSIAPTRGGEGDSHVTERVISQLLTEIDGMQSLNNVIVIAATNRPDILDPALLRPGRFDRIVKVGMPDLDARRQILHIHTDKKPLADDVDIDKLAEKTEGFTGADLAALTNEAVMLAIRSIIAKNGDNKELMKSQKIDMSFFNMALEKVRPMSRSELGIYEKAAEDYVYVR from the coding sequence ATGGATGCCGTTGAAAAAACATTGAGAGTTGCCGAAGCTAAATCTAAAGATGCAGAAAGAGGCGTAGCCAGAGTTGATCCGGCAATGATGGAGTCTATGGAGCTTACTGCAGGAGATTTGATTCAGATTGCAGGAAAACGCAAGACTACAGCCATTGTATGGCCGGGATATGCAGAAGATGCTGAAAAAGGCATTCTCAGAATTGATGGAAATATGCGAAGAAATGCAGGAACCAGCATCGATGAACGCGTCTCTATAAAAAAGATAGAAGCTAGAGAGGCAAGAAAGATCACATTTGCCCCGACCGAACCACTCCGCATAATGGGAGGTGAAGAATATCTTGGTCAGATATTGGAAGGACGTGCAGTCACGCGCGGCGATATTATTCAAATCAATGTAATGGGAAGAAAAATAGATCTTGTGGTCGTTAACTTTGCTCCCACGGCTGATGCTACAATAATCAATAGGAAAACGGAAGTAAAGATTAGTGAAAAACCAGTAAAGGAAGATCAAGCCAGCATTCCAAAAGTTACATATGAGGATATTGGCGGGCTTGAAGAAGAAGTAAAAAAAGTTAGAGAAATGATTGAACTTCCACTCAGACATCCAGAGCTGTTTGAGAGGTTAGGGGTAGAAGCTCCGAAAGGAGTCCTTCTGCATGGTCCTCCAGGAAATGGAAAAACGCTTTTAGCAAAGGCTGTAGCGGGTGAGACAAATGCCAACTTCATCACAATAGGCGGCCCGGAGATCATGTCAAAATTCTATGGAGAAAGTGAAGAAAGGCTGAGAGAGATATTCAAACAAGCTGAAGAAAATGCTCCTTCAATAATATTCATAGATGAGATCGATTCGATTGCGCCTAAAAGAGAAGACGTAAGCGGAGAGACTGAACGCAGAGTGGTGGCTCAGCTGCTGTCACTCATGGATGGTCTAGAGGCAAGAGGAAAGGTTGTAGTGATTGGTGCTACAAACAGGCCGAATGCAATAGACCCAGCGTTGAGAAGACCAGGAAGATTTGATCGTGAAATAGAGATTAATCCTCCCAATAAAGACGGACGGCTTGAGATTCTGCAGATTCATACAAGAGGTATGCCCCTGGAATCAGAGGTATCTCTGGAAGAACTTGCGGATTTAACACATGGGTATGTCGGAGCTGATCTGTCTGCCCTATGCAAAGAAGCTGCGATCAGATCGCTGCGCAGGATACTGCCAGATTTAGATTTAGAGATGGAATCCATACCAATAGAAGTACTGAATAAGATCACAGTAAAAAGGGAAGATTTCTTCTCTGCACTTCGTGAAATGCAGCCTTCAGCACTCAGAGAAGTATTGGTTGAAAAACCAGACGTTCACTGGGCTGACATAGGAGGATTGGAAGACGTAAAGCGTGAACTTCAGGAAGCTGTTGAATGGCCACTGAAATACGCTGATGTGTTTGACTATATGGATACTGCACTTCCAAAAGGAGTTTTGCTGTATGGACCACCTGGAACTGGTAAGACCATGATGGCAAAAGCAGTTGCCACAGAGTCTGAAGCTAACTTTATAAACGTAAAAGGACCCGAATTCTTGAGCAAGTGGGTGGGAGAATCGGAAAAAGCAGTTAGAGAAACATTCAGAAAAGCACGGCAGGCAGCTCCATGTGTAATATTCATGGATGAAATCGATTCGATTGCCCCAACAAGAGGCGGTGAAGGAGACTCGCATGTCACAGAACGCGTCATATCACAGCTGCTGACTGAAATAGATGGAATGCAGAGCTTAAACAATGTAATAGTGATCGCAGCCACTAACCGGCCAGATATACTGGATCCTGCTTTGCTGAGGCCTGGTAGATTTGACAGGATAGTCAAAGTAGGAATGCCGGATTTGGATGCGAGAAGGCAGATTCTGCATATTCACACTGACAAGAAACCTCTGGCAGATGATGTGGATATTGATAAACTGGCAGAAAAAACAGAAGGATTTACCGGTGCAGACCTGGCTGCATTGACCAATGAAGCGGTGATGCTTGCTATACGATCAATTATTGCTAAAAACGGAGACAATAAGGAATTAATGAAATCTCAAAAAATTGACATGTCTTTCTTTAACATGGCACTGGAAAAAGTAAGACCCATGTCTAGATCAGAACTTGGAATATATGAGAAAGCGGCAGAAGATTATGTTTACGTGAGGTGA